TTTGTGTAAAAAAGGCCAAAAAAAGAAGCGATCCATGGATCGCGACATGGTTATTGGTCTGGATCGCGTCGATCGGAGTCTGCCTTTATCGCTTCGTTTCCCGACCTACGATTGTGCCAGTTAACCTTGCTGCAAAAGGGAACATCGGCTTCCAGATCTCCCTTTGTCGTGAAACTCGTTTCTAGATTATGCGACAAGTTCGGTCTGTGAGGCGGAACTTCTTCAAAAACAGAAAAGCTTTGAGACTCCTCCCCCACTCTCCATACAATAACCACACAAAGAACGGTCCATCGATGGAACCCCCACCGATGGACCGTTTACTTTCTATCTATAGGAATGGAAGCGAGCTTTAGACGGGGAAAAGATAAACCCTCCGCCGCCTGAAGGAACACCGCTTACTTATGCTCAGCTAACCACTCAGCCAGTACTGCCCGATTTTCGTCCGATAGTTGTTTGATCGCAGGCATACGCCCTTTTCCGTTCATGATGATCTCTTCGATCTCCTCTTGGGAGTACTTCGCCCCCACTTCTTTCAAGCCGGGACCGGAAACACCTTCCAAGTTTTGTCCGTGACAGCTCATGCAGTTGTTGTTATAGATGTTTTCCGCGGTCGTTTGCTCCACTGCACCACCGGAATCATCTTGATTGTTGTCTGCTCCTTCATCAGCCGGTGGGTTTTCCTGAACGCATGCAGCCAGCAAAAAGACCGTACCAGCCAATACTGCAACCCTTTTCCAATGGGATCCTACCATTTCCATCAATCCTTTCTGCTCTTTATTTCTCGTAAGGCTACCGTGTACACATTAGGGAGGACTGAGACTACCCTTCTTCTTATTATCATACCGAATCCATCTCGATTCCAACAAAAGAAAATCGCCGGATCATTGAACAAATCCGGCGATACTGACGGTTACTTCGATTTTCTGCCGCGACGGCTTCCCCGAGAAGGGATGGAAGTGGTAGCGAAGGGGGCTTGACCCTGTTCATCATTGGCTTCTTTGCCCGCTGCCGTTTCCTCTACTGCTTGTTCTTGTTCCTGCTCCTGTTTTTGCAAGCGTTTTTGCAAAATATCCGATCTCGGTGTCGATTCTTCTTCCGTATTTGTGTTCGTTTGAGGTGCACGATTCTGCGTTTTTTCCGCTGTCCGTAGTCTGCGACCTGCTGCCGAACCCGAACGTTGATTTAATGTTGATTGCTGTTCCGGTTGTTCCGGATCTTGTTCGGAGGGTGTCTCCTTCTTTTCCGGTCTTCTTTTCCCCAGTTTCCCCTCGTCCTCATCCGGATAATCATAGGGATCGCCAAACGCTTTCTGGAGCTCGTCCACTTCCTGGCTGCGCTTTTTACTGATTATAATATTGATCACAATAATCACAATCAATACTACGGCCACTCCCACCCAAACTGTAACCGGCATCTCTTCCAGCCGTTCAATTATCATATGTATTCTACCACCTATTCATTTTCAAAGCTGAAACTTGGAACTTCTGCCGGAAAACGCAACCCTTTGCTGAAATGCCCTTCACTAAAAGGGCTTTCTTGCTTCACTCACCCATCCCGTCGTATACCAAGTAACCCTCTTTTATCTATCCATTGCATCAAAGCAATAGCCCCTATTCGCCGCGAAAAGAAGGTTTTCGCTTCTCCAGAAATGCATTCATCCCTTCCATGCGGTCTTGTGTATGAAACAGCAGCCCAAAGGAAGAAGCCTCCAACTGCAATCCAGTCCTTAGGTCCGTCTCTATTCCCTGATTGATCGTCTGTTTAATATAGCGAAGCGCGATCGGGGCTTGTGCGGTCAGCTGGGCGGCCAATCCTTTTGCTTCCTGCAACAAGTCAGCACTCGGCACCACTTTTTGTACAATGCCCAGTTGCAATGCCGTATCGGCATCCATCCGCTCACCTGTCATGGCATAATATTTGGCGGTGTTTTTCCCCACCAGACGAACCAAACGCTGCGTTCCTCCATAGCCGGGCATCACACCTAAGTGAATTTCCGGCAATCCGAATTGTGCCCGCTCGGAAGCCAATAGAATATCCCCACTCAGGGCTAATTCAAAGCCGCCGCCGAGGGCATAGCCGTTGACAGCCATGATTACCGGAATCGGCATTTCTTCCAAACGGCTAAATAATCGCTGTCCCCAAGATGCCAACCGCTCCGCATCACTTGCCGATTGAAGCTGACGCAGTTCCGAAATGTCCGCCCCTGCCACAAACGCTTTCTCACCGGCTCCGGCGAGAATGAGAGCACCGGTCTTCTTCTGCGCTTCCACTTGATCCAATGCCTGCTCGATCTCCCGCAATGTCTCCTGATTGAGCGCATTCATCACCGTGGGTCGATTGATGGTTAAAAGTGTCCAACCATCCCCCATTTCCAGGGTAATCTGGTTAAATTCCAACCCTTCCACCTCCAGTGAGACTATCGAGTAAAGCCTTTTCAAAAAGACCGTTGCACTATTCGACAGCGAGAGGGGTAACTCCTGTTTTCATAAAGCTCTTTCGTGTCCGAAAATGTTTTGTTGTATTGCGCACGATCACTTGGTGCTATCGTGCTCATGCCGATTCGTCATTTGCCGCCAAACGGATCCGCCCGCTTCTTCCCCGCGCTCAATCCGTTCCAGGGCCATTTTGGCTTGCATCGCCACTTCAAACTCCGGGTCCTCTGCCGCCGCTCTCAGGGCTGGAACAGCCGACTCATCCCCTGTTTCATATAGAAACATGGCGGCACGCCACCGAACCAATTTACTCTTATCCGTTAACGCTTCGATCATTTGTGGAATGGCGGCAGGATCTCCGAGATCGGACAGACAATCGCCCGCAGTACGGCGAACGGTGACAGAGGCGTCTTTTAAT
This sequence is a window from Desmospora activa DSM 45169. Protein-coding genes within it:
- a CDS encoding c-type cytochrome, with amino-acid sequence MEMVGSHWKRVAVLAGTVFLLAACVQENPPADEGADNNQDDSGGAVEQTTAENIYNNNCMSCHGQNLEGVSGPGLKEVGAKYSQEEIEEIIMNGKGRMPAIKQLSDENRAVLAEWLAEHK
- a CDS encoding enoyl-CoA hydratase/isomerase family protein, which gives rise to MEFNQITLEMGDGWTLLTINRPTVMNALNQETLREIEQALDQVEAQKKTGALILAGAGEKAFVAGADISELRQLQSASDAERLASWGQRLFSRLEEMPIPVIMAVNGYALGGGFELALSGDILLASERAQFGLPEIHLGVMPGYGGTQRLVRLVGKNTAKYYAMTGERMDADTALQLGIVQKVVPSADLLQEAKGLAAQLTAQAPIALRYIKQTINQGIETDLRTGLQLEASSFGLLFHTQDRMEGMNAFLEKRKPSFRGE